The genomic window GCACATGTAACACAAAGAGttgatgaaggaaaagaaatgagagtgATCTCAACTCCCACTAGACCCAGGGgtttggggaaaggaagaaatgtgttCCATAGAGGTGATTGCCGTTTCACAGGGATTTACTCTTTGTCCAGAAATGTGTTCCCTAGATCTTACCTCTGTGTAAGAAGAGACTGAAACTGTCCTGAAGTTCTGAACCCTGCTCCTGTGCTGCCTACAGGGGTGATGTTGAGCTGTGGCCACCCTCCACTCCTCCCTACTATGACATGCTGCCCCACCCTCCTGGAGAGGATGGGTGATACGCAGAGAACCCAATCAAGCAAGGACATATCTTTTCTGAAAGTTCTGACAATCAGTTGGAAATCTCAGTGGGAACTGAAGAAATCTCAGTTGGGAAGAGAAGGGTGAGTTCAGAGGACATCATCAAAGGCTAGCATGCCTCGTGTGTAAAGAgagtaggaaagaaaggaaaatacaggagggcaatgaaagggaaaggaggtgggAGACGGAactaaaaagagaattaaagCCAAAAAgtttcagagagaagagaaaagaagagaaggtggAGCATGAAAGGAGAGGGGAATTTGGAACTCTACTTTTCTTAGGTTGGTTTCAGTCCTGACCTTTCATTTTCGGGCAATAGTTAGGAGACACCATCCCTGAGAGCCAAACATTTGTTTCTTCCTGCCAGTTAGTGGTATCCTGTTGTCCATGCTGCTGTTTTTGCTGCTATTTCAGGATCATCTCAGCCTGTAACATCGAGAGCTTGTTAGAACTAGGAGGGCAATAGACCTAGAAATCGGGCAGCCAGCTTTTTGACACCCTCTGGCtcttctctattattttattcctCCAAGTCTCCCTGGAGATCTGGGTTAGAAATAACCTCTCAGTGCATTTGCTATTAGACCTATGCTTGAGTACCTTTAATTTTACCTGTGACTGGACAAATGTAGGCCAAGAAAGGGAAAGGTAGCCAAAATGTGAAAAAttgtgaaaacaaaaagatttctgTGTTCTCGTGGGATTCATGTATGCCATTTTAAGTTAAAACACAATCTGGATTACTGGAATTTAGTATAACATTGCAATAAATCCTCGAAAGCAGGGGGGTCTAGAAGGCATGGGTCTCTTCTTGGCTCTCTATTGCCTTGTCAAACTTTTGCCTGCTCCCTTCTGGGCCGGTGTGGGGCAATGTTACAGTGCTAGACATTAGTGGCTATGTTTccataataaatgtttgtgttaACATTTTAGGAAACCCACAATGAAAGAAGTTGGACAGGACCCACTGGATGATGTGTAAGTAAtgagaatgattaaaaaaaattcagtagggGAGCTGCAGTGGGAAGGGTCTGCAGCAATTCAGTAAGGAAGAGAACCTCCATTGTGCAGGCCATTATCTCCTCAaacctggaggggagggaggaagatgctggggtggggggcttcctGGGGAGAAAAGGCTTTGGTTTCAAATCTTTGGACTTCCTCATACCATGActgggtttaaaaattttttaacatttatttatttttgagagacagagagaggcagagcatgagtgaaagagagggtggagagagagagagagagagttacagaatctgaagcaggctccaggctctgagctgtttgttagtgcagaacccaccatggggctcgaactcatgaactatgagaccatgacctaagctgaagactgacacttaactgactgagccacccaggtgcccctaatggaGTTTTTAGAAATAGCTAATGCTTCAAAAAGCAAATTagtcttatttggagaaaggatTCACTCCCATCCCTGACCTCCACCGAGCCCATGTGCCTACTCGACTGGTGTAGAAAATAAACTCCTGGTaacaaaaggaaactaaagaaatttCTGTCCCTCACAGATCTTTAATAGGTATAGCTTGGATTCCACATActccatataatttttttttttaaagtaagttggtgggcacctgggtggctcagtcggttaagcgtccgacttcggctcaggtcatgatcttacggtcgtgagttcgagccccgcgtcgggctctgtgctgacagctagctcagagcctggagcctgcttcagattctgtctccctctctctctgaccttcccctgctcacactgtctctgtctctcaaaaataaattttaaaaaaaccattaaaaaaataaataaaaaagtaagttgGAACATAGTTACTTGTATAAAAAATTCTGCCTTATGAAAGGTTTGTGTTTAAATGGgttccatttataaaatttacatttaaactgTAATTTGATTTCAGGAACTTATTTTATGCAAGACactatagaaataaatttatcatgGAAGCCTACCACACAGGGCTGCTTAGACACAGTGTCACAGAAGGTGGGAGGAGGAGTGAGATGACCAGAGAAATCTCAGGTCCCTTCTGTCTTCCTGTCCCGTGTTCAGTAATGAAGACAATTTTCCTACAGGCAGAAGATGACagaaatactgaaattaaaagtcacaaaacaaaatcttgacTACCTGAACTTCGACCTTGAAAAGGACTTGCAGAGACTGGATGAGGCAAATCAGGTTCTTCTCAGAAAAATTCAGGAGAAAGAAGAAGCTATTCAAAGGTCAGGCCCTGCGGTTGGTGAGGCAAGGTCTTCTCAACTGTATGGCCCTTGGAATAAAGAAGGTGGGAggaaggtttccttttctctcgaTCAGTCGTGGTGTGTTAATTCTGAAGCATAAACTGTGACGCCCCCAGAAGGCTTTATGTATAGATATTTGCATTACATTTCCCCAGGAGGCTGATGTTGACTTGCCACCACGTTTGGCAGTCTCTCTGGCTCCCGGAGACCTTGGCAGCGGCCTCCTAGGCTGGGGTGCGAGTGGCAGCTTCCTTAGGACTGATCCACACCTGGGTGACTATACTTTTCAGCCTGGAAAGAGAGAGTGCCCTGTCACCAGGACGAGCCAACGAGAGGGAGGAGTTGAACCACACTGGATGTGAGAAGGAAGCCCTGAGGAACCTGGCATCAGAGGCAGCAAAGCTGGTAAGGAGGCGTCTAGAAAAGGACCACATGATGCATTTCAGCCaccgctctctccctccctccctctctctctctctctttcctaggGGATCATCATCTATGGTTGTTTCTGTGTCTGGAGAAATCACAGCTAAGAAAGCGCTCTTGCTCTGAGAATGAAGTGCTTGGCACGGGGGCCCCAGGCCTGGGCTTTGTTCCCAGATCCTCTGTGTGGGGCCAGAGTGCAATTTTCCCCTCCATGCACTTCTCCCCAAGCAATATTTTAGAGACCCAGGGAGGGGGAAAGTACAAGAGTAGAGAGGGTTTATTCCCTTTACCTCTTCCTCTTCATAGGAAAAAAGCAACAAGATTCTAAGCAGGAATGTGGTGGAGCTTCAGAAGAAGGTAAGGTGGACCGTCCTCAAACTTGGCTCATTTCTTAGGAATCCTGACAGGATCATCTGACCTCCCCAGTCAGAAAGACCCAAGAAGGAGCACCCAGCTGAATGTGTGtgttccctcccctctgccacacAGTGACTCTCTTAGTGAATCTTTCTGATTCACAGCCCCCTTTGTTCCCTGGCATTACAGATCTGGGGAGAAAGCTAAGGGACTGTGGAAGGAGAAAAggttttcccctcctcctccatccccaaagggttctgccccccttcccccttccttctcttccttcttaccTCCTTGTGCAGCTGTGTTCATGGCCTATGGGAACAGAAAGGTCCATCCAGCCAGGAGTCAGGCAGCTCCCATAGCAGCTCTTCTAGCAAGCTTCTATCTGGGATCTAAGTTAATTAACCACCATTCCATAGCCCTGAGACCCCAAATTCTGCCACTGACCCAGGTTTTTAGGTCTGTGTCTCTCACGCAGACCTAAAATTTGGGGGATGGTATTTCAGATTTCAAGGAGATTTAAGAACATTGGCCTTGATAAAGAAGCCCTAAAGCAGATGTTGGCAGAACTGAAGGTGAGTAGAGAAGCAAACCTTGGGATTTTCGGGGAGATGTGTGTCAATTCTAGGTTTTGGAAGGAACTGCTTTCAAGGACCCTCCCGGGCTAGGTATGTCTGTGTGCTTATCGGAGGTGAGCGAATGTCTTCTGTTCCCTGTACTTTCCCTCATGGCCTATGGGGCATTCATAACATTACTAGTCAAGTAACTGCGATGTCATCCCAGTAGAGGGCGCTGCTCCAGAGATCTCGTCACCCATCAGTCAATAGCGCACATGTTCTGAATGCACATCACGGCCCGCAAGCAGTTTAGGATCTAAATGACACACAGATACAGATGTTTAGGTAGGATGAGAATGCTGACTTCCATAATTATATAGAGATTGTCAATAATCTTATCTCATTTTCCAAACCATGTCTTATAGgccaaaaaagttttatttttaaaattcagtgtatCTTTTTCTTCTACTAGAGGATAAACCCAGTGAAGGCAAGAGTTTTTATGTCATTCATTCTATTTCTCCAGTTCCTTGAACAGCACCTAGCACATATTAGATGcgcattatttgttgaatgaatgtatgaagtGGATGCCTAATAGAGGACAGAAACCCTGTTGGGAAGCTTTCTGCAAATTTATGCAGCATAATGGCAATTTAACTGAGACCATGCCAGAGACCGTGCTAGAGCCCTGCTGCCTGGTTTTATTCCTTTGCTCTGTGATTCAGACAGCACGTGAGTACTCCctatggagaaagaggaggagaaagaggcctGGGAGCTTTGGTCGGTGGAGCTAGAGGAAGCAGGATGGTAAGGCTCAAAGACTGGGGAGTCAGGTGACCAACACTTAAATGTCAGCTCTGCCACCAGATGACTTTTAAAGTTAAGCACTTGGAGCGTttggatgggtcagttggttaggcaCTTGACTATTgattggttcatgagttcgagccccacatcacgctctgtgcttacagagcagagcctgcttggaattctgtatccctctctctctctgcccctccaccacttgctctctccctcttcttctctctctcaaaataagtaaagaataaaacttaaaaaataaaaatgaagttaagtTAAGCACTTAACTTCTCCTTGCTGTTGTCTCCTCATCTGCCAAGTAGGGCTAACAATAGTGTCCATCCTAGGTTGCTATAACAGATCCTCAATCCCTCAATATATGATAGTCATGTTTATCATATTCTCTGATGGTCTGGAGAGATGGTGACTGTTACCCACTTGCCTTCCACAAAATAATGCTTTCTGCTGTGTTCCAGGTGAGGCTACAAAAGGCAACAGAGTCCTGTGCAAAGCAAGACAAGGAATTGCTCAAGGTAGAGGCAATGTCTCCTCACTGAATTTCTGTCCAGAatataaatgagagagaaacacaaagatCTTAGAAATAGGACAGCTTGAGGCCCAGCATGGGGAGGAGCAAGAGCTTCAGGCAGACCAATTTCTGACTTACATGCAGGTGAAGGGAAAGAGAGCTTATATTAGAAGTATTGCTCTTACCATTTCTCAAACACTCTTTTACCTCTAACACTCGAAATGCTGTTGTTGAATTccaagggaattttttttctgttttttatttatttttgagagacagagacagcgtgagcaaggaagggtcagagagagagagggagacacagaatctgaaacaggctgcaggctctgagctagctgtcagcacagagcccgacgcggggctcaaacccacaaaccatgagatcatgacctgagccgaagctggacgcccaaccaactgagccacccgggcgcccctgttgTTGAATTCCAAACCTAAGCATCCTGAGGCCTCTCTGTTCACCCGGTAGGCATTCAACAGCCTGggcaagcctttttttttttttttttttctctcaaaattacaCCATACTTGCCCACGAATGATGAGATCACTGCTTTGTCATGTGCTTGTCTTCCCTTCAAGGAACAGGTTGCTAGGTAACAAATGTCCAGTGTACCAGTTAGGGTCCCAGGGAGCAGCCTACGCTTAGTTCTGATgagatttgttaattttcttttctttctagataGAGGGCAACTACCAATCTTTGCATCAGCTCTGTGAGGACCAGGCCCACTACATAAAGGTACACTGCCTGCAAGCGCTGATCAGAGGCGAAGCAGAAACCCTGCAAAGCCGCAAAGCCACGGACTCCTTGATTCCTCCTTAGGCTAAAATCTGTCACAGGGAAAAATGCCTTATACATAGAAACAACAATGAAACAGGTGTATGTTAAGGatttactttgtgccaggcactggcgCATACAGTATTTTTCTCGGGTAATTTGTCCAGTAAAACTATGGGGATGCTATTGTCATGATTAGGAGGACACAAGGGTTTATAGGAGTTAGATAATGTGCTCTGGGAAAACAACTAGTAACCatcagagctggggtttgaataCAAGCAGAATCCAAAGAGAGATATCCATCTAGCcacactatgtgtgtgtgtgtgtgtatatatccatatatccatatatacacacatatccatTTAGCCACAGtacttatgtatatgtatatatggatgtatatatatagatctgtgtatctatatatctccATCTCTATCTAGCCACAATGTgcgtgtgcatatatatatataatatccatATCCATCTAATCACAGtatctctcaatttttattagaatatttccCTACTTGGGTATATCCACTCATGCATGCACCATTTGGAATATTAGGAGTTACTCTTAGGAGAATCATCAGTGACACTGCAATGAAATATAGGGGAATTCTTActtataacaatttttttatttgcatggGAAGAAATACCAGGAAATTCTGAGgcagatggaaaaggaaaaagaggtgcTGCTTCTTGAAGAAGAAGTGTAAGTGTGGAAATCTGACGTCCCTGATAGACTGAAGCGACAGTCTCCAGGACGTCTTTGAGGGGCAGAGTGCTTCTCAGACcagttttaggtttttgttttttttcttggtggGTTTCTTTAGGTCATAAAAGTATTCTTCCAGGTTTtgccctaaaattttttattatttattattttgctttttacacCTAGATTTGCATTcatctggaatttgtttttttatctataGTGTGAAGTAGAGATCAAGATCATGTTTTTCTGTGTGGCTAGCCAACTgacccagcaccatttatttcagagaatatCATTTTCAGCGGTGCCTTTTTTTATAAGTCCGGTAACCATACATGTGTAAGACTTTTTGCAGTTTCAACCCAACATCAGACTTATGACAGGGTTATTCTTCCTTGATTGtcttttctctggaaaatgtACCACATTTCCCTGGTTCTTTGTATGTTGAACAGTTATGAGTTTGGAATGCTGAGCACTGTGAATGTTATCAAGAATCTAGGAACTAAGTCATAGATGTTGCATGACTTAGAAAAGCACCTTCCACCAGCCCCTCAGATTAAGTCATATAATTCCTGTATCTCAACTTTTTCTCCCAGATTCAAAGCCCAGAACAACTCCTCCCAAATAGTGAAACCTGGGTCAATTCTGGTACGTCTTCCTTGTCCCAAACCGGAGTTTTCCTTTATCCCTGCCTcccctggcttctctctccctgccccctgcatCCTCTCCCCTTTTTAATAAGCCTCAAGTTAGGACGTAATGAGGCATGGGAGCTTGTGTGGCACTATggcagctaggaagtggcagtcAGGGTTCAGATCCAGGCAGCCTGACTCctgactcctgggtggctcgtaGTCAGCCCACGACACTGCCTCTCTGTGACTACCTGGACAGGCTCAGCTGTGGCTTTTATTGCTTCCCATAGGAGAAGACCATcattaagaaacagaagagaatctTTTGGTACAGGTAAGTGGTAGAACCTTGGTTCTTACCTCGTCTAGGCCCCATCCCCTCTGTAGAAGCGAGTGACTTGGTCAGGGAGGAAGGAATAAGGATAACTACACGCACCAGCCAGAAAATACGAGGCCACTCCAAATGTCTcccagcccttccttccttcctcaccacCAGGCTACGCAGAACTTGGTGGGTGGAGAATGTAGCTATTTCTTCAAGATGAAGATTGCAGGTTGCgttttactttgaattttcaTTCTTACGGTCCTTGGTATGACCGCTTTCTATTTTTCAGATCCTGAACCTGATATTCTGCTATACTCTTTGCTGGAACAGTTCAGGGTGCCTTAATTTTCCCCGTTCTCTTACTGTAGGctgtaaaattctagaaaacaaaaatcatctgAACCCTctatgccatttcttttttaatttttgaaacaagGAGACTAAGTCTGAAATGCTCCATGTGGCACTTCAATGGAGAGCTTCAATTTATGACATTTCAATGTAGTTGAAGACGGAAGGCCTTAGACCACATTTCAGTGCAAAATTTTCTTGGGAGCacacaagaacacacacacacacacacacacacacacatcttgtaTTGTTTAGCTTGGTCTCTTTTGACACTTGAAAGAAAAACCTGTCCTAACGATTTTGCTTGTATGTTAATATCAGAGATGTCCTGATCCTGTTTTAAGTTCTAGAACTGCTTGCTATTGTAGATCTGAAGAGGGTCACTGGTCATGTGTAACAGTCCTGGACACTTTCTGACAACCCAAAAGGTCTGCCCCATATGTAGTACCTGGAAAAATCTCCTTTTGTACCTCCAACGTTTCCATATGGAGATCCATTCTGTCAGAAGGCTTACACGTCAGGAGAGCCATATGCAATTCCTAACCGCCACATTAATCTTTTTATGCTGTCACCGATCCCCCTTCCCTCATCCTGTGTGTCTCCATTCCCCATCAGTTTTTCCCAAAGAGCAATTTACCAGTTACTTATGAGTGTGAGTTTCACCTCCTATAGCTGGATCATGTGCTGCCTCTTTCCCCCATGCTAACCAAGAATGTCTCTTTGCAGACATTTCAGGTGTGGTGTCTTCCTGGTCATGATCTTCATGAGGCTGCTGGGCAATGTGCTCTTCCACCTGCAGTACATAAACCCAGACCTTCTTGTGGATATCCTGCGCATGGTAATGAGCAGGGACACCTTGAAGAGACTGAGCGAAGTCTTACTTCCCTTCCTCACTCTAGAGGTGGAAGAAGTTCTACCACATTAGTCGGAAGTGATATGGAGGGCTCTACACCACACCCCGTGGAGAGAGGGGATGTGGCTGTAGCCCCGTGTTAGGGATGGGCCAAGAAAGAAGTGGGAACCTTGACTTGGACATGTGACCTCTTcgtttcattttctccctttacttttcctttggagtggttctctttcaaataaagaaTATGTTTGAGCAAAATTTCCTGTGTTGGTCTGTGAAtttggtctgtgagttcagggGCCTCATTTGACATTGAGTTTCGACCTGTGTTTTGAGAAAAGCTGCACTCAGAGTTAAGAAACTCCCCCCGCCTCCACCAGTACTTCCATCCTCTGCTCCATattaaagaaaacaggaaaaaatcatGTCTTCATTTGTGACGTTCTCCACGCACTCTGGGTGGGGCACAAAGGCCCTTCAACTAAGAAATCATGAGGTGAATATAAAGCTTGCTTTCATTCAATAATTTAACAACACATTGTCCTTCCTgaagctcttttatttttatattatgctcTCTATTATAGGAGTGGGATGTCCTGGAAAGCTGaccctttttttttcatgtacacACATAGTTACTCATTCTCAATTGAGAAGAAAATTACCCTAAAGTTCAAGTGACATAGGAAAGTAGTATAAAATCAGCCAAACACGCTTTTGTACCTAATGTCTCCTCTGATCCCTCCAGACCTGAGACTGCTTCACTTGCCTCCTTCCTCGTGCTCCTCTCTCACCTTTGACATCTCCTTTCTCTTATGCATTCCTCAGGCTCTTGCGTGATACACGCTTTAACTGAACTTCGCTTGCAGGTCAATGTTGGGATGGAAGAGACATACCGTTCGTGTGCTTTGGCTGTAGACCTGACCCTGTTCCACCTTTTCTTTTTGAGCTTTGGGGAGGAGAGAGTGAAGGATCTCAGACTGGttcctaaaaaatgaaaacctgatCAATAGCACCCTCTTGTGGTCAAATAAAAGCTCTTTGCGATTCACAGGGCTTCTCCAAAAAGGGCCGGAGTGTGATCGGTAGGAGATGAAGAAAGAAGATAGACCAAGTGTCACTTTTGGACAATTCTCTTTATGAGGTCTACTAAGTCCAATTAGTACTCCTTAACTAAACAGATACTTATTGAGCTTCTTCCTTGGACAAAGTAGTGCTCTAGCTCTGGGATCATAccaatgaataaaatacaaaaatctctGCCTCCACTCGAGTAGAGgcaaataataaacaattaaaatatggaaatatcaAATGACAGTAGGTGCTATAAAAAGTCAGGTGGGGGGGCGGAAGGGAGTGACGGTGAGCAGCAGCTGCAATGCTCACTTGAGAAGGCACCATTAATAGCCAAGTCCTGAACAAGATGAAGAAGCCATGTGgatggctggggtggggagaggtggtggtgtaGCATGAAAGGGAGGCAGCCAGGTACACAGCCTTGAGGTTGGAGTGTGCCTAGTGCATTTGACGTTCCTCTGCTGAGTCCATGCTCATACCTTGGTAATGGTCCCTTCATTAAGCTCTTCAATGGAATCCTCCAAGGTGAATTCTGGTTCCCGCCAGGACCTTGGCGGATGCTGCTCATTGGCCAGAAGCATTCCTTAGACTGGAGGGTTTCAGCATTTGGGTGATTCTACTTCTATAGGTGTATGTGAAGAAAATGGCTGCAATTGGCCAAGAAATGTATACCCAGAGTATTACTTCCTGAGCTGTCTCCAGTGACGCAATCCCTCATATGTTCATGGAACTCCTGATCCTCCTCCAGCACCAAGCCCTTCCCACAAACACATCCTAGACAGACCTGAGAGCATCCCAATATTCAAGACTGGCTAGGAAACTTGAGCTTGGAAAATAAGGACATAGTAGGTCCATACTTGCAGCCAAAGATCCAGTGGGGATTTTAAACCTTGAAGCTGTGTTGGAAATCCATGTTGAAGAAACAAAAGTGGTCTTTTCTGCCACCCAGAGAGCCTGCCTCCAAGCAGGGTGCTGGCTCCAGAAGGGCCTGGATGGCATTCCCAAGTCTGGGAAGTAGAAGAGGGGTTACCGCTGTCTTAAATGAGCAGTGGTGAGCCGGACTTCCAGCAACTGGGAGTTTACCACCCCCCAAATAGCTATCAATTTCTGAAAGActttaacaaaatactataaagcACCTAGTACAACAAAGGGCACATGGTGGGTATTCACCTGGCATGAGTTTAATTTCCCTTACATGAGAAAAGTTTGTCTTTATCTAGTAGTTCATCTTAGATCTGTCTGATAAAGCCACACAGTAAAATTATGGCTTCTGTCATATTTTAGTCACCAAAATTGAACAACTTTCTGTTGTCCAAATGAACATTCCCCAGCCCTTTGAGCTGTCACATGATATCGCTTCTAGAATTATATTATCTTAGTTACTCTTCTCTGGACACCTACCGAGCTGAGCAGAATACTACAGATGAGGTCTGAGTGACAAAGTACAGTAGTCctgttctcttttattctgaACAGTTAATGCTTCCCGAGAGTTCATTAGCCATTTTGGCAGCTGCATCAAACAAAGATACGTGGTTGGAGTCAACCAAGGCCCTTAATCTTCTTGAACGTGAACTATTCTCACTCTCCATTGTAatactcaagatttctttatcgtccccaaaaccagaaaccgccagggagaccgagtcacgcatgcaaaagcaaagggctttattacgggtttaggttcgccggggcctaaactcgggctcacagactttaccggcgtggtggatccatgctgagagacccgaacaaaggtggggtagggcttttctgagtttgggaagggggagttacaggaaatggtgacataggtattgacaggtttatccaattacaacattaaccaatcacagagtagacccaggacccaggatccTCACGTAggcttaagcaataactgattacctatagcttctatttctaggccttcccttaggaatgttaagggtattacaagggtggtccctcttgccttgggcaatgtgtgcccctctattgtctcaaacctgcgtccttacaccatCTCCTCTGTTTTGTATCTGTACAGATTAAAAGATAATACTGAATGCAGTGCTCTATTTACCAAGCGCtctattattttgggg from Suricata suricatta isolate VVHF042 chromosome 9, meerkat_22Aug2017_6uvM2_HiC, whole genome shotgun sequence includes these protein-coding regions:
- the LOC115302532 gene encoding transmembrane and coiled-coil domain-containing protein 5B-like, giving the protein MKEVGQDPLDDVQKMTEILKLKVTKQNLDYLNFDLEKDLQRLDEANQVLLRKIQEKEEAIQSLERESALSPGRANEREELNHTGCEKEALRNLASEAAKLEKSNKILSRNVVELQKKISRRFKNIGLDKEALKQMLAELKVRLQKATESCAKQDKELLKIEGNYQSLHQLCEDQAHYIKKYQEILRQMEKEKEVLLLEEEVFKAQNNSSQIVKPGSILEKTIIKKQKRIFWYRHFRCGVFLVMIFMRLLGNVLFHLQYINPDLLVDILRMVMSRDTLKRLSEVLLPFLTLEVEEVLPH